A genome region from Bradyrhizobium commune includes the following:
- a CDS encoding exodeoxyribonuclease III yields MKIATFNINNINRRLPNLLVWMRAAKPDVVALQELKASDGEFPAAAIEKAGYGAVWRGQKTWNGVAILARNAEPVLTRDRLPGKPDDHEARYIEAAVRGIIVTSIYLPNGNPQPGPKFDYKLDWFARLKRHAKTFIKQDLPVVLAGDYNVAPTEIDIYPTRSWDKDALIQPKSRAAFASLVEQGWCDAIRELHPDKRLYTFWDYKRNRWPRDAGLRLDHLLLSPALVSRLAKAGVDKSIRGEDGASDHAPAWVVLKPL; encoded by the coding sequence ATGAAGATTGCGACATTCAACATCAACAACATCAACCGCCGCCTGCCCAATCTGCTGGTCTGGATGCGCGCGGCGAAGCCTGATGTCGTCGCGCTTCAGGAATTGAAGGCAAGTGATGGCGAATTTCCGGCGGCAGCGATCGAAAAGGCCGGCTACGGTGCAGTCTGGCGTGGCCAGAAAACCTGGAACGGCGTTGCCATCCTCGCCCGCAACGCGGAGCCCGTGCTGACCCGCGACCGCTTGCCCGGAAAGCCCGATGATCACGAGGCGCGCTACATCGAGGCTGCGGTACGCGGCATCATCGTCACGAGCATCTATCTGCCGAACGGCAATCCGCAGCCTGGCCCGAAATTCGACTACAAGCTCGATTGGTTCGCGCGGCTGAAGCGCCACGCCAAAACCTTCATCAAGCAGGATCTGCCGGTGGTGCTTGCCGGCGACTACAACGTCGCGCCGACCGAGATCGACATCTATCCGACCCGCTCATGGGACAAGGACGCGCTGATCCAGCCGAAGAGCCGCGCGGCGTTCGCCTCTCTCGTCGAACAAGGCTGGTGCGACGCGATCCGCGAGCTGCATCCCGACAAGCGCCTCTACACGTTCTGGGACTACAAGCGGAACCGCTGGCCGCGCGATGCGGGCCTGCGGCTCGATCATCTCCTGCTCAGCCCTGCCCTGGTCTCACGGCTGGCGAAGGCCGGTGTCGACAAGAGCATCCGCGGCGAGGACGGCGCGAGTGATCACGCACCCGCGTGGGTGGTGCTCAAGCCGCTTTGA
- a CDS encoding VOC family protein, which produces MQSKMTPWAFVLAVPDINRSSQYFHDVLGFQIGWEDATDWRLVERDGVRIMLGQCPADIHPSALGSHNWFGYLEVDDVDSLHAEFAARGAICSAPKDTHYGMREIIITTTDGHRLVCGQPSQRS; this is translated from the coding sequence ATGCAGTCAAAGATGACGCCGTGGGCTTTCGTGCTCGCTGTTCCCGACATCAACCGAAGCTCTCAGTATTTTCACGACGTGCTTGGCTTCCAAATCGGTTGGGAGGATGCAACGGATTGGCGATTGGTCGAGAGGGACGGCGTGCGGATTATGCTTGGCCAGTGCCCGGCCGACATCCATCCGAGCGCGCTTGGTTCTCACAATTGGTTCGGCTATCTGGAGGTCGACGATGTCGACAGCTTGCACGCAGAATTTGCGGCGCGAGGGGCGATCTGCTCTGCCCCCAAAGACACTCACTACGGAATGCGTGAGATCATCATAACCACAACCGACGGGCACAGGCTTGTGTGCGGCCAACCGTCGCAACGGAGCTAA
- a CDS encoding CvpA family protein, with product MPVTLLDLILLGVMLISGLLAMVRGFMREILSIAAWGTAAIVTLYSFSKLLPTAKTYFNNDTVASVVVVAGVFVGTLIVVSVITVRISDMILDSRIGALDRTLGFLFGLARGLLIVVVAFLFFTWLVPDKQRPDWVTGAKSRVVLQGTGDWLMSLLPDDPENTILKRFKKNKPDDDQADSDQQPAGSGDGYSKPARDSLKKLIEKPAAR from the coding sequence ATGCCAGTAACACTCCTCGACCTGATTCTGCTCGGTGTGATGCTGATCTCGGGCCTGCTCGCCATGGTCCGCGGCTTCATGCGCGAAATCCTGTCGATCGCGGCGTGGGGCACGGCGGCGATCGTGACGCTGTACTCGTTCTCCAAGCTGCTGCCGACCGCAAAGACCTATTTCAACAACGACACCGTCGCGAGCGTGGTGGTCGTCGCCGGCGTGTTCGTCGGTACCCTGATCGTGGTCTCCGTGATCACGGTCCGGATCTCCGACATGATCCTGGATTCGCGGATCGGCGCGCTGGACCGTACCCTCGGCTTCCTGTTCGGGCTGGCGCGCGGGCTTTTGATCGTCGTGGTCGCCTTCCTGTTCTTCACCTGGCTGGTCCCGGACAAGCAGCGCCCGGACTGGGTCACCGGAGCCAAATCCCGCGTGGTGCTCCAGGGAACCGGGGATTGGCTGATGTCCCTCTTGCCGGATGACCCCGAGAACACCATCTTGAAGAGATTCAAGAAAAACAAACCAGATGATGATCAAGCTGACTCCGACCAGCAGCCGGCGGGCAGTGGCGACGGATACAGTAAACCGGCTCGTGACAGCCTTAAGAAGCTGATCGAGAAACCTGCGGCGCGTTGA
- a CDS encoding GFA family protein translates to MPVEASCHCGETVFEVTEVPANVTRCTCSLCAKRGALWAYYKPAQFRLLSPTDNVSTYLWGSRTVKHHYCASCGCGTYSESPDWSTGKPDFDNPKVAVNARLFDDFDLDAIEVNVIDGKNLW, encoded by the coding sequence ATGCCGGTCGAGGCAAGCTGTCATTGCGGGGAGACGGTGTTCGAGGTGACGGAGGTGCCAGCGAACGTGACGCGCTGCACCTGCTCGCTCTGTGCCAAGCGCGGCGCGCTGTGGGCCTATTACAAGCCGGCGCAGTTTCGCCTGCTGTCGCCCACCGACAATGTTTCGACCTATCTCTGGGGCAGCCGCACCGTCAAACATCATTATTGCGCGAGCTGCGGTTGCGGCACCTATTCGGAGTCGCCGGATTGGTCGACCGGCAAGCCCGATTTCGATAATCCCAAGGTCGCGGTGAACGCCCGCCTGTTCGACGATTTCGATCTCGATGCGATTGAGGTGAACGTGATCGACGGGAAGAATTTGTGGTGA
- the radA gene encoding DNA repair protein RadA, giving the protein MAKNTLSFVCQNCGAAYNRWQGKCESCGEWNTLAEEDATGSVPVSIRSKRKGRTFALESLAGKSPDAPRLSSGMSELDRVTGGGFVRGSVLLVGGDPGIGKSTLLTQATSLLARAGHRIVYISGEEAVAQVRLRAERLGLSDAPVQLAAETSVEDIVSTLSEGAVPRLIVIDSIQTMWTDTVESAPGTVTQVRASAQALIRFAKKTGAAIILVGHVTKDGQIAGPRVVEHMVDAVLSFEGEGSQQFRILRAVKNRFGPTDEIGVFEMTGLGLREVTNPSELFLSERDLGTPGTAVFAGIEGTRPVLVELQALVAPTSLGTPRRAVVGWDPSRLSMVLAVLEAHCGVKLSGHDVYLNVAGGLRIHEPAADLAAAAALVSSLVNAQLPTDAVYFGEISLSGVVRPVAQTPARLKEAAKLGFQRAVLPESARGEPGGDAGLALNAVGSLTTLVAEIAARGSRRGEQDGPAEKNATPARFRRGEG; this is encoded by the coding sequence ATGGCCAAGAACACGCTGTCCTTCGTCTGCCAGAATTGCGGCGCGGCCTATAACCGCTGGCAGGGCAAGTGCGAGTCCTGCGGCGAGTGGAATACGCTCGCCGAGGAGGACGCGACCGGCAGCGTGCCGGTGTCGATCCGCTCCAAGCGCAAGGGGCGGACGTTCGCGCTGGAAAGCCTCGCCGGGAAGAGCCCGGATGCGCCGCGCCTGTCCTCTGGCATGAGCGAGCTCGACCGCGTCACCGGCGGCGGCTTTGTCCGCGGCTCGGTGCTGCTGGTCGGCGGCGACCCCGGCATCGGTAAATCGACGCTGCTGACACAGGCGACCAGCCTGCTCGCGCGCGCCGGACACCGTATCGTCTACATCTCCGGCGAAGAGGCGGTGGCGCAGGTGCGGCTGCGCGCCGAACGGCTCGGGCTGTCCGATGCACCGGTGCAGCTCGCCGCCGAAACCTCGGTCGAGGACATCGTCTCGACGCTGTCGGAAGGCGCGGTCCCGCGGCTGATCGTGATCGATTCGATCCAGACCATGTGGACAGATACGGTGGAATCCGCGCCCGGCACGGTGACGCAGGTGCGCGCCTCGGCGCAGGCGCTGATCCGGTTTGCCAAGAAGACGGGGGCTGCCATCATCCTGGTCGGCCACGTCACCAAGGACGGCCAGATCGCCGGGCCCCGCGTGGTCGAGCACATGGTCGATGCGGTGCTGTCCTTCGAGGGCGAAGGCTCGCAGCAATTCCGCATCCTGCGCGCCGTCAAGAACCGCTTCGGCCCGACCGACGAGATCGGCGTGTTCGAGATGACCGGGCTTGGCCTGCGCGAGGTCACCAACCCGTCAGAGCTGTTCCTGTCCGAGCGCGATCTCGGCACCCCCGGCACGGCGGTGTTCGCGGGAATCGAAGGCACGAGGCCGGTCCTTGTGGAATTGCAGGCGCTGGTGGCGCCGACCTCGCTCGGCACGCCGCGCCGGGCCGTAGTCGGTTGGGACCCGAGTCGCCTATCCATGGTTCTGGCGGTGCTGGAGGCCCATTGCGGGGTCAAGCTGTCGGGACACGACGTCTATCTGAACGTCGCCGGCGGCCTTCGCATCCACGAGCCGGCTGCCGACCTCGCCGCCGCGGCAGCGCTCGTATCCTCCCTGGTCAATGCGCAGTTACCCACCGATGCGGTCTATTTCGGCGAGATTTCGTTGTCGGGCGTGGTCCGCCCGGTGGCGCAGACCCCGGCCCGGCTCAAGGAAGCGGCAAAGCTCGGCTTCCAGCGTGCCGTGCTGCCCGAATCGGCGCGCGGCGAGCCTGGCGGCGACGCCGGGCTTGCCCTGAACGCGGTCGGCAGCCTCACGACCCTGGTGGCCGAGATCGCCGCCCGCGGCTCCCGCCGGGGCGAACAGGACGGGCCGGCAGAGAAAAATGCCACACCGGCAAGATTCCGCCGTGGAGAGGGTTAG
- a CDS encoding sulfite exporter TauE/SafE family protein: MALLFVLSIGLLAGTISGIVGTGSSIMLMPVLVYAYGPKEAVPIMAVASVMANFSRILAWWRQIDWRACAAYSVTGIPAAVLGARTLLALPSHAVDLAIGIFLIAMVPVRHWLARHDLKAGLWHLTIGGAMIGYLTGIVVSTGPLSVPLFLFYGLSKGAFLATEAASSLGLYFAKSVTFERFGALTGDVFIKGLIAGSSLMAGAFIAKRFVLHLKPDVFRLVMDAIMVAAGLSMLWNATQSS; encoded by the coding sequence TTGGCCTTACTCTTCGTCCTCAGCATCGGCCTGCTCGCCGGCACCATCTCCGGCATCGTCGGCACCGGGTCGTCGATCATGCTGATGCCGGTGCTGGTCTATGCCTATGGGCCGAAAGAGGCCGTGCCGATCATGGCGGTGGCTTCCGTGATGGCGAATTTTTCGCGCATTCTGGCGTGGTGGCGCCAGATCGACTGGCGGGCCTGCGCGGCCTATTCGGTCACGGGGATTCCGGCCGCGGTGCTGGGCGCGCGGACGCTGCTCGCCCTGCCCTCGCACGCTGTAGATCTTGCCATCGGCATCTTCCTGATCGCGATGGTGCCGGTGCGGCACTGGCTGGCGCGGCACGACCTGAAGGCCGGTCTCTGGCATCTTACGATCGGCGGCGCGATGATCGGCTATCTCACCGGCATCGTGGTCTCGACCGGCCCGCTCAGCGTGCCGCTGTTCCTGTTCTACGGCCTGAGCAAGGGCGCCTTCCTCGCCACCGAGGCGGCCTCCTCGCTCGGTCTGTATTTCGCGAAATCAGTGACGTTCGAGCGCTTCGGCGCGCTGACCGGCGATGTGTTCATCAAAGGCCTGATCGCAGGCTCCTCGCTGATGGCCGGCGCCTTCATCGCAAAACGATTCGTGCTGCATCTGAAACCGGACGTGTTCCGCCTGGTGATGGACGCGATCATGGTCGCAGCCGGGCTCTCCATGCTATGGAACGCCACGCAATCCTCCTGA
- the purF gene encoding amidophosphoribosyltransferase: protein MRNPDQDAQLDLDLNRPSGPAAIELQDDLEGDTLREECGVFGIYGHPDAAAITALGLHALQHRGQEAAGIVSYDGSRFHSERRLGLVGDTFSRREVIDRLPGNMSVGHVRYSTTGATILRNVQPLFAELNAGGLAVAHNGNLTNGLTLRRELVKSGAMMQSTTDTEVILHLVARSKRARFIERYIDALREIEGAYALVSLTNKKLVGARDPRGIRPLVLGELDGCPILTSETCALDIIGARFVRDIEPGEVIVFDENGQDIHKPFPPIAPRPCIFEYIYFSRPDSIVHGRSVYEVRKAFGAQLARESHVPVDVVVPVPDSGVPAAVGYSQHSGVPFELGIIRNHYVGRTFIQPTQAIRESGVRMKHSANRAAIEGKRIILIDDSLVRGTTSKKIVRMMRDAGAKEVHFRLASPPILYPDYYGIDLPDRGGLLAATHSLEEMRELIGADSLAFLSIDGMYRAMGEPGRDPANPKFSDHCFTGAYPTHLTDQTQTEPQPRQLSLLAEAS, encoded by the coding sequence ATGCGAAACCCTGACCAGGACGCCCAGCTTGATCTCGACTTGAACAGGCCCTCGGGCCCGGCCGCGATCGAGCTACAGGACGACCTGGAGGGAGACACGCTGCGCGAGGAATGCGGCGTCTTCGGCATCTATGGACACCCGGACGCCGCCGCCATCACCGCCCTCGGTCTTCACGCCCTTCAGCACCGCGGCCAGGAAGCCGCAGGCATCGTCTCCTACGACGGCAGCCGCTTTCACTCCGAACGCCGCCTCGGCCTCGTCGGCGATACCTTCTCCCGCCGCGAGGTGATCGATCGCCTGCCCGGCAACATGTCGGTCGGCCATGTCCGCTACTCCACCACCGGCGCAACCATCCTGCGCAACGTGCAGCCGCTGTTTGCCGAGCTCAATGCCGGCGGCCTCGCGGTCGCCCACAACGGCAACCTCACCAACGGCCTGACGCTGCGCCGCGAGCTCGTGAAGAGCGGCGCGATGATGCAGTCGACCACCGACACCGAGGTGATCCTGCATCTGGTCGCGCGCTCCAAGCGCGCCCGCTTCATCGAGCGCTACATCGACGCGTTGCGCGAGATCGAAGGCGCCTATGCGCTGGTCTCGCTGACCAACAAGAAGCTGGTCGGCGCGCGCGATCCGCGCGGCATCCGTCCCTTGGTGCTCGGCGAGCTCGACGGCTGCCCGATCCTGACCTCGGAGACCTGCGCGCTCGACATCATCGGCGCGCGCTTCGTCCGCGACATCGAGCCCGGCGAGGTCATCGTGTTCGATGAGAACGGCCAGGACATCCACAAGCCGTTCCCGCCGATCGCGCCGCGGCCCTGCATCTTTGAATACATCTACTTCTCCCGTCCGGATTCCATCGTCCACGGCCGCTCGGTCTACGAGGTGCGCAAGGCCTTCGGCGCGCAGCTCGCACGCGAGAGCCACGTACCCGTTGACGTCGTCGTGCCGGTGCCGGATTCCGGCGTGCCTGCGGCGGTCGGCTACAGCCAGCATTCCGGCGTGCCGTTCGAGCTCGGCATCATCCGCAACCACTATGTCGGCCGCACCTTCATCCAGCCGACGCAGGCGATCCGCGAATCCGGCGTGCGCATGAAGCATTCGGCCAACCGCGCCGCGATCGAAGGCAAGCGCATCATCCTGATCGACGACTCGCTGGTGCGCGGCACCACCTCGAAGAAGATCGTGCGCATGATGCGCGATGCCGGCGCGAAGGAAGTGCACTTCCGTCTCGCGTCGCCCCCGATCCTCTATCCCGACTATTACGGCATCGACCTGCCCGATCGTGGCGGCCTTCTTGCGGCGACGCATTCGCTGGAAGAGATGCGCGAGCTCATCGGCGCCGACTCGCTCGCGTTCCTGTCGATCGACGGCATGTACCGCGCCATGGGCGAGCCCGGCCGCGACCCGGCCAATCCGAAGTTCTCGGACCACTGCTTCACCGGGGCCTATCCGACCCACCTCACCGACCAGACCCAGACCGAGCCGCAGCCGCGGCAATTGTCGCTGCTGGCGGAGGCGAGTTAA
- a CDS encoding cysteine rich repeat-containing protein, whose product MSKLSFVAIAFAVAFSGAASAQSADPRGACKADYDKFCAGIAPGGGKIIACLNAKRDQLSATCKTVLDSRKK is encoded by the coding sequence ATGTCCAAGTTGAGCTTTGTTGCTATCGCATTCGCCGTCGCGTTCTCCGGGGCCGCTTCCGCACAATCGGCCGATCCGCGCGGTGCGTGCAAGGCGGACTATGACAAATTCTGCGCCGGCATCGCGCCGGGTGGCGGCAAGATCATCGCCTGCCTCAACGCCAAGCGCGATCAGCTCAGCGCCACCTGCAAGACGGTGCTCGACAGCAGGAAGAAGTAA